A region of Vigna radiata var. radiata cultivar VC1973A chromosome 6, Vradiata_ver6, whole genome shotgun sequence DNA encodes the following proteins:
- the LOC106764053 gene encoding pre-mRNA-splicing factor ISY1 homolog produces MARNEEKAQSMLNRFITMKAEEKKKPKERRPFLASECRDLSEADKWRQQIMREIGRKVAEIQNEGLGEHRLRDLNDEINKLIREKSHWERRIVELGGPNYAKHSAKMTDLDGNIVDVPNPGGRGPGYRYFGAAKKLPGVKELFEKPPELRKRRTRYDIYKRIDASYYGYRDDEDGVLERLEGPAEEAMRREAAEEWRRLDEVRREARKGVKSGEVAEVSAVAREMLREEEEEVVEEERQREKEEEKEKREFIVHVPLPDEKEIERRVLEKKKMELLNKYVSEGLMEEQTEAKDMLNIQR; encoded by the coding sequence ATGGCTCGAAACGAGGAGAAGGCGCAGTCGATGCTGAACCGCTTCATCACGATGAAGgcggaggagaagaagaagccGAAGGAACGGCGTCCGTTCCTTGCTTCGGAGTGCCGCGACCTGTCGGAGGCCGACAAGTGGCGCCAGCAGATCATGCGCGAGATCGGGCGGAAGGTGGCGGAGATTCAGAACGAGGGTCTGGGCGAACACCGCCTGCGCGACCTCAACGACGAGATCAACAAGCTCATTCGGGAGAAGTCTCATTGGGAGCGACGAATCGTGGAGCTCGGCGGGCCCAATTACGCTAAGCACTCGGCCAAAATGACGGACCTCGACGGCAACATTGTCGACGTCCCCAATCCGGGCGGCCGCGGCCCCGGCTACCGCTACTTCGGCGCGGCGAAGAAGCTTCCCGGCGTCAAGGAGCTCTTCGAGAAGCCCCCGGAGCTCCGCAAGCGGCGCACGCGGTATGACATTTATAAGCGAATTGATGCGAGTTATTACGGTTACCGTGATGACGAGGATGGCGTGCTGGAGCGGCTGGAGGGCCCGGCGGAGGAAGCGATGCGGCGGGAGGCGGCAGAGGAGTGGAGGAGGTTGGATGAAGTGAGGAGGGAGGCGAGGAAGGGGGTGAAAAGTGGGGAGGTCGCAGAGGTGTCGGCGGTGGCTAGGGAGATGCTgagggaggaggaggaggaggtggtggaggaggagaggcaaagagagaaagaggaggagaaggagaagagggAGTTTATTGTGCACGTGCCGCTGCCGGATGAGAAGGAGATTGAGAGGAGGGTgctggagaagaagaagatggagctgTTGAATAAGTATGTGAGTGAAGGGCTTATGGAGGAGCAGACCGAGGCCAAGGACATGCTCAATATTCAGCGTTAG
- the LOC106762997 gene encoding DNA repair protein RAD4 isoform X1: protein MRRSGSASHRRRQPSTSEDQTGAQQNAEDGNKFQSPSDNGALTEISREAVGKLLRRANKVGTSRKKKTAEFEPEQNGTQVLDPMLQPKTSEVGHCSRNPLGNASAGEKCSSSGQDHLDNKEELDDSDWEDGVIARDDHPVTIELNMSPHSTVQKQVRRASATDKELAELVHKVHLLCLLARGRLIDNACDDPLIQASLLSLLPVHLLQLSNVEKLTSKALYPLISWFHNNFHVKNCTSRETSPCFGLASALELHEGSPEEIAALSVALLRALNLTARFVSILDVSPLKPFQVASGSSCGIFKTSTPMISKRKLDFKSPQESLSCSEGENVCESSLTPSQKNKKCRVKKHMDQSRDLPILEVRNDSVANLKASETQDSNLESCLTDKSRKSKRKGDLEFDMQLEMALSATAVESMESKNKSAANPESSCFSCPSKRVKRVTGEESSTSSQVISTAIGSMKVGSPLYWAEVYCSEENLTGKWVHVDAVNLIIDGEDKVEAMVAACKTSLRYVVAFAGQGAKDVTRRYCMKWYKIASHRVNSTWWDPVLAPLRDLESGATGGVNDLRNSQIISKQSKARDSFFPTRSSIEDIELETRALTEPLPTNQQAYKSHPLYAIEKWLTKYQVLHPKGPILGFCSGHPVYPRTCVQTVKTKDRWLREGLQVKPNEYPVKELQRSIKPQKVEDSEADDYGCNDSMDKIKLYGKWQLEPLNLPHAVNGIVPKNERGRVDVWSEKCLPPGTVHLRFPKAFSVAKRLEIDYAPAMVGFEFKNGRSYPVFDGIVVCSEFKDVLLEAYAEEEERRQAEEKKRDETQALSRWYQLLSSIVTRQRLNNRYISNSLSSEMSTGGQCINNESSVTVSENYDKNHNVRHQRQVDQCDNTSLDASLSPPVKDHEHVFLKEFESFDRETSLLTKRCQCGFSVQVEEL, encoded by the exons ATGCGACGCAGCGGAAGCGCTTCCCATCGGAGGAGGCAACCCTCAACTTCAG AAGATCAAACTGGAGCCCAACAAAACGCAGAAGATGGAAACAAATTTCAATCACCTAGTGATAATG GAGCACTGACGGAAATATCTCGAGAGGCTGTTGGAAAGCTTCTACGCCGTGCTAATAAAGTTGGCACTTCCCGGAAAAAGAAGACA GCTGAGTTTGAGCCTGAACAAAATGGAACCCAAGTCTTGGATCCAATGCTTCAACCAAAAACTTCAGAGGTTGGACATTGTAGTAGAAATCCCTTGGGAAATGCTTCTGCTGGGGAGAAATGTAGTAGTTCAGGTCAGGACCACTTGGATAACAAGGAAGAGCTGGATGACTCCGATTGGGAAGATGGTGTAATTGCCAGGGATGATCATCCTGTAACAATTGAATTGAATATGAGCCCACATTCAACTGTACAGAAACAAGTCCGACGAGCTTCTGCCACGGATAAG GAGTTGGCTGAACTTGTACACAAGGTTCATTTGCTTTGTTTACTCGCACGAGGAAGATTAATAGACAATGCTTGTGATGATCCTCTTATTCAG GCTTCTCTGCTTTCTCTACTTCCAGTACACTTGCTCCAGCTATCAAATGTGGAAAAACTAACTTCAAAAGCTCTATATCCTTTAATATCATGG TTCCACAATAATTTCCATGTTAAAAACTGTACGAGTCGAGAAACTTCACCATGCTTTGGTTTGGCATCAGCTTTAGAATTACATGAGGGCAGTCCTGAAGAG ATTGCAGCATTATCAGTGGCTCTATTAAGAGCTTTAAATCTTACAGCCAG GTTTGTGTCCATTTTGGATGTTTCTCCTCTTAAACCGTTTCAAGTTGCAAGTGGATCTAGTTGTGGGATATTTAAAACTTCTACACCGATGATATCTAAGCGAAAATTGGATTTTAAATCACCTCAAGAATCATTATCTTGTAGTGAGGGAGAGAATGTCTGTGAAAGTTCTCTTACCCCTTCtcagaaaaataagaaatgtcGTGTGAAAAAGCATATGGATCAGTCTAGAGATCTTCCTATTCTTGAAGTAAGAAATGATAGTGTTGCAAACTTGAAAGCTTCTGAGACACAAGATAGTAACCTGGAATCGTGTCTCACTGACAAATCTCGTAAATCAAAGAGGAAAGGAGATCTTGAATTTGATATGCAGTTGGAAATGGCTCTTTCTGCTACAGCNGTTGAATCTATGGAGAGTAAAAACAAGTCAGCTGCAAATCCTGAGTCNTCGTGTTTTTCTTGTCCATCCAAAAGAGTGAAAAGGGTTACCGGTGAAGAATCTTCAACCTCCTCTCAAGTAATTTCTACAGCAATTGGATCAATGAAAGTAGGATCTCCTCTGTATTGGGCAGAAGTATATTGTAGTGAAGAAAATTTGACAGGAAAGTGGGTGCATGTTGATGCTGTGAATTTGATTATTGATGGAGAGGACAAGGTTGAAGCCATGGTGGCTGCATGCAAAACATCTTTGAGATATGTTGTTGCCTTTGCTGGGCAAGGAGCCAAAGATGTGACCCGCAG GTATTGTATGAAGTGGTACAAGATAGCATCACATCGAGTCAATTCAACTTGGTGGGATCCAGTGTTGGCACCATTGAGAGACTTGGAGTCGGGAGCAACTGGAGGTGTGAATGATTTAAGAAACAGCCAAATCATTTCTAAGCAATCCAAAGCGAGGGATTCATTTTTCCCTACTAGGAGCTCTATTGAGGATATTGAGTTGGAAACTAGAGCATTGACTGAACCTCTTCCTACCAATCAGCAG GCTTACAAAAGTCACCCACTTTATGCCATAGAAAAATGGCTTACAAAGTATCAAGTACTTCACCCAAAGGGTCCAATACTGGGCTTTTGTTCAGGTCACCCAGTTTATCCTAGGACTTGTGTGCAAACAGTTAAGACAAAAGATAGGTGGTTGCGAGAAGGACTTCAAGTTAAACCCAATGAATATCCTGTGAAG GAGCTTCAACGTTCCATAAAGCCTCAAAAAGTAGAAGATTCTGAAGCTGATGACTATGGCTGCAATGATTCTATGGACAAAATCAAACTTTATGGGAAATGGCAACTGGAACCGTTAAATTTGCCTCATGCAGTGAATGGGATAGTTCCCAAG AACGAACGAGGTCGAGTAGATGTTTGGTCTGAAAAATGTCTTCCACCAGGGACTGTACACTTAAGGTTTCCAAAGGCATTTTCTGTTGCCAAGAGACTTGAAATTGATTATGCACCTGCTATGGTtggttttgaatttaaaaatggtCGTTCATATCCTGTCTTTGATGGTATTGTGGTGTGTTCCGAATTCAAGGATGTACTGCTGGAg GCTTatgcagaggaagaagaaaggcgacaagctgaagaaaagaaaagggatgaAACACAGGCTCTTAGTCGGTGGTACCAACTTCTTTCTTCTATTGTAACTCGTCAAAGGTTAAATAATCGTTATATTAGTAACAGTTTGTCTTCAGAGATGTCAACTGGTGGCCAGTGTATAAATAATGAGTCAAGTGTCACAGTTAGTGAGAATTATGACAAGAATCATAACGTAAGACACCAACGGCAGGTGGAccaatgtgataatactagtctTGATGCTTCATTAAGCCCTCCAGTAAAAGATCACGAACATGTGTTTTTGAAAGAGTTCGAGAGCTTTGACAGGGAAACCTCTTTATTGACAAAGCGATGTCAGTGTGGATTTTCAGTACAAGTTGAAGAATTGTAG
- the LOC106762997 gene encoding DNA repair protein RAD4 isoform X3: MRRSGSASHRRRQPSTSEDQTGAQQNAEDGNKFQSPSDNGALTEISREAVGKLLRRANKVGTSRKKKTAEFEPEQNGTQVLDPMLQPKTSEVGHCSRNPLGNASAGEKCSSSGQDHLDNKEELDDSDWEDGVIARDDHPVTIELNMSPHSTVQKQVRRASATDKELAELVHKVHLLCLLARGRLIDNACDDPLIQASLLSLLPVHLLQLSNVEKLTSKALYPLISWFHNNFHVKNCTSRETSPCFGLASALELHEGSPEEIAALSVALLRALNLTARFVSILDVSPLKPFQVASGSSCGIFKTSTPMISKRKLDFKSPQESLSCSEGENVCESSLTPSQKNKKCRVKKHMDQSRDLPILEVRNDSVANLKASETQDSNLESCLTDKSRKSKRKGDLEFDMQLEMALSATAVESMESKNKSAANPESSCFSCPSKRVKRVTGEESSTSSQVISTAIGSMKVGSPLYWAEVYCSEENLTGKWVHVDAVNLIIDGEDKVEAMVAACKTSLRYVVAFAGQGAKDVTRRYCMKWYKIASHRVNSTWWDPVLAPLRDLESGATGGVNDLRNSQIISKQSKARDSFFPTRSSIEDIELETRALTEPLPTNQQAYKSHPLYAIEKWLTKYQVLHPKGPILGFCSGHPVYPRTCVQTVKTKDRWLREGLQVKPNEYPVKELQRSIKPQKVEDSEADDYGCNDSMDKIKLYGKWQLEPLNLPHAVNGIVPKNERGRVDVWSEKCLPPGTVHLRFPKAFSVAKRLEIDYAPAMVGFEFKNGRSYPVFDGIVVCSEFKDVLLEAYAEEEERRQAEEKKRDETQALSRWWTNVIILVLMLH; this comes from the exons ATGCGACGCAGCGGAAGCGCTTCCCATCGGAGGAGGCAACCCTCAACTTCAG AAGATCAAACTGGAGCCCAACAAAACGCAGAAGATGGAAACAAATTTCAATCACCTAGTGATAATG GAGCACTGACGGAAATATCTCGAGAGGCTGTTGGAAAGCTTCTACGCCGTGCTAATAAAGTTGGCACTTCCCGGAAAAAGAAGACA GCTGAGTTTGAGCCTGAACAAAATGGAACCCAAGTCTTGGATCCAATGCTTCAACCAAAAACTTCAGAGGTTGGACATTGTAGTAGAAATCCCTTGGGAAATGCTTCTGCTGGGGAGAAATGTAGTAGTTCAGGTCAGGACCACTTGGATAACAAGGAAGAGCTGGATGACTCCGATTGGGAAGATGGTGTAATTGCCAGGGATGATCATCCTGTAACAATTGAATTGAATATGAGCCCACATTCAACTGTACAGAAACAAGTCCGACGAGCTTCTGCCACGGATAAG GAGTTGGCTGAACTTGTACACAAGGTTCATTTGCTTTGTTTACTCGCACGAGGAAGATTAATAGACAATGCTTGTGATGATCCTCTTATTCAG GCTTCTCTGCTTTCTCTACTTCCAGTACACTTGCTCCAGCTATCAAATGTGGAAAAACTAACTTCAAAAGCTCTATATCCTTTAATATCATGG TTCCACAATAATTTCCATGTTAAAAACTGTACGAGTCGAGAAACTTCACCATGCTTTGGTTTGGCATCAGCTTTAGAATTACATGAGGGCAGTCCTGAAGAG ATTGCAGCATTATCAGTGGCTCTATTAAGAGCTTTAAATCTTACAGCCAG GTTTGTGTCCATTTTGGATGTTTCTCCTCTTAAACCGTTTCAAGTTGCAAGTGGATCTAGTTGTGGGATATTTAAAACTTCTACACCGATGATATCTAAGCGAAAATTGGATTTTAAATCACCTCAAGAATCATTATCTTGTAGTGAGGGAGAGAATGTCTGTGAAAGTTCTCTTACCCCTTCtcagaaaaataagaaatgtcGTGTGAAAAAGCATATGGATCAGTCTAGAGATCTTCCTATTCTTGAAGTAAGAAATGATAGTGTTGCAAACTTGAAAGCTTCTGAGACACAAGATAGTAACCTGGAATCGTGTCTCACTGACAAATCTCGTAAATCAAAGAGGAAAGGAGATCTTGAATTTGATATGCAGTTGGAAATGGCTCTTTCTGCTACAGCNGTTGAATCTATGGAGAGTAAAAACAAGTCAGCTGCAAATCCTGAGTCNTCGTGTTTTTCTTGTCCATCCAAAAGAGTGAAAAGGGTTACCGGTGAAGAATCTTCAACCTCCTCTCAAGTAATTTCTACAGCAATTGGATCAATGAAAGTAGGATCTCCTCTGTATTGGGCAGAAGTATATTGTAGTGAAGAAAATTTGACAGGAAAGTGGGTGCATGTTGATGCTGTGAATTTGATTATTGATGGAGAGGACAAGGTTGAAGCCATGGTGGCTGCATGCAAAACATCTTTGAGATATGTTGTTGCCTTTGCTGGGCAAGGAGCCAAAGATGTGACCCGCAG GTATTGTATGAAGTGGTACAAGATAGCATCACATCGAGTCAATTCAACTTGGTGGGATCCAGTGTTGGCACCATTGAGAGACTTGGAGTCGGGAGCAACTGGAGGTGTGAATGATTTAAGAAACAGCCAAATCATTTCTAAGCAATCCAAAGCGAGGGATTCATTTTTCCCTACTAGGAGCTCTATTGAGGATATTGAGTTGGAAACTAGAGCATTGACTGAACCTCTTCCTACCAATCAGCAG GCTTACAAAAGTCACCCACTTTATGCCATAGAAAAATGGCTTACAAAGTATCAAGTACTTCACCCAAAGGGTCCAATACTGGGCTTTTGTTCAGGTCACCCAGTTTATCCTAGGACTTGTGTGCAAACAGTTAAGACAAAAGATAGGTGGTTGCGAGAAGGACTTCAAGTTAAACCCAATGAATATCCTGTGAAG GAGCTTCAACGTTCCATAAAGCCTCAAAAAGTAGAAGATTCTGAAGCTGATGACTATGGCTGCAATGATTCTATGGACAAAATCAAACTTTATGGGAAATGGCAACTGGAACCGTTAAATTTGCCTCATGCAGTGAATGGGATAGTTCCCAAG AACGAACGAGGTCGAGTAGATGTTTGGTCTGAAAAATGTCTTCCACCAGGGACTGTACACTTAAGGTTTCCAAAGGCATTTTCTGTTGCCAAGAGACTTGAAATTGATTATGCACCTGCTATGGTtggttttgaatttaaaaatggtCGTTCATATCCTGTCTTTGATGGTATTGTGGTGTGTTCCGAATTCAAGGATGTACTGCTGGAg GCTTatgcagaggaagaagaaaggcgacaagctgaagaaaagaaaagggatgaAACACAGGCTCTTAGTCGGTG GTGGAccaatgtgataatactagtctTGATGCTTCATTAA
- the LOC106762997 gene encoding DNA repair protein RAD4 isoform X2 has product MRRSGSASHRRRQPSTSEDQTGAQQNAEDGNKFQSPSDNGALTEISREAVGKLLRRANKVGTSRKKKTAEFEPEQNGTQVLDPMLQPKTSEVGHCSRNPLGNASAGEKCSSSGQDHLDNKEELDDSDWEDGVIARDDHPVTIELNMSPHSTVQKQVRRASATDKELAELVHKVHLLCLLARGRLIDNACDDPLIQFHNNFHVKNCTSRETSPCFGLASALELHEGSPEEIAALSVALLRALNLTARFVSILDVSPLKPFQVASGSSCGIFKTSTPMISKRKLDFKSPQESLSCSEGENVCESSLTPSQKNKKCRVKKHMDQSRDLPILEVRNDSVANLKASETQDSNLESCLTDKSRKSKRKGDLEFDMQLEMALSATAVESMESKNKSAANPESSCFSCPSKRVKRVTGEESSTSSQVISTAIGSMKVGSPLYWAEVYCSEENLTGKWVHVDAVNLIIDGEDKVEAMVAACKTSLRYVVAFAGQGAKDVTRRYCMKWYKIASHRVNSTWWDPVLAPLRDLESGATGGVNDLRNSQIISKQSKARDSFFPTRSSIEDIELETRALTEPLPTNQQAYKSHPLYAIEKWLTKYQVLHPKGPILGFCSGHPVYPRTCVQTVKTKDRWLREGLQVKPNEYPVKELQRSIKPQKVEDSEADDYGCNDSMDKIKLYGKWQLEPLNLPHAVNGIVPKNERGRVDVWSEKCLPPGTVHLRFPKAFSVAKRLEIDYAPAMVGFEFKNGRSYPVFDGIVVCSEFKDVLLEAYAEEEERRQAEEKKRDETQALSRWYQLLSSIVTRQRLNNRYISNSLSSEMSTGGQCINNESSVTVSENYDKNHNVRHQRQVDQCDNTSLDASLSPPVKDHEHVFLKEFESFDRETSLLTKRCQCGFSVQVEEL; this is encoded by the exons ATGCGACGCAGCGGAAGCGCTTCCCATCGGAGGAGGCAACCCTCAACTTCAG AAGATCAAACTGGAGCCCAACAAAACGCAGAAGATGGAAACAAATTTCAATCACCTAGTGATAATG GAGCACTGACGGAAATATCTCGAGAGGCTGTTGGAAAGCTTCTACGCCGTGCTAATAAAGTTGGCACTTCCCGGAAAAAGAAGACA GCTGAGTTTGAGCCTGAACAAAATGGAACCCAAGTCTTGGATCCAATGCTTCAACCAAAAACTTCAGAGGTTGGACATTGTAGTAGAAATCCCTTGGGAAATGCTTCTGCTGGGGAGAAATGTAGTAGTTCAGGTCAGGACCACTTGGATAACAAGGAAGAGCTGGATGACTCCGATTGGGAAGATGGTGTAATTGCCAGGGATGATCATCCTGTAACAATTGAATTGAATATGAGCCCACATTCAACTGTACAGAAACAAGTCCGACGAGCTTCTGCCACGGATAAG GAGTTGGCTGAACTTGTACACAAGGTTCATTTGCTTTGTTTACTCGCACGAGGAAGATTAATAGACAATGCTTGTGATGATCCTCTTATTCAG TTCCACAATAATTTCCATGTTAAAAACTGTACGAGTCGAGAAACTTCACCATGCTTTGGTTTGGCATCAGCTTTAGAATTACATGAGGGCAGTCCTGAAGAG ATTGCAGCATTATCAGTGGCTCTATTAAGAGCTTTAAATCTTACAGCCAG GTTTGTGTCCATTTTGGATGTTTCTCCTCTTAAACCGTTTCAAGTTGCAAGTGGATCTAGTTGTGGGATATTTAAAACTTCTACACCGATGATATCTAAGCGAAAATTGGATTTTAAATCACCTCAAGAATCATTATCTTGTAGTGAGGGAGAGAATGTCTGTGAAAGTTCTCTTACCCCTTCtcagaaaaataagaaatgtcGTGTGAAAAAGCATATGGATCAGTCTAGAGATCTTCCTATTCTTGAAGTAAGAAATGATAGTGTTGCAAACTTGAAAGCTTCTGAGACACAAGATAGTAACCTGGAATCGTGTCTCACTGACAAATCTCGTAAATCAAAGAGGAAAGGAGATCTTGAATTTGATATGCAGTTGGAAATGGCTCTTTCTGCTACAGCNGTTGAATCTATGGAGAGTAAAAACAAGTCAGCTGCAAATCCTGAGTCNTCGTGTTTTTCTTGTCCATCCAAAAGAGTGAAAAGGGTTACCGGTGAAGAATCTTCAACCTCCTCTCAAGTAATTTCTACAGCAATTGGATCAATGAAAGTAGGATCTCCTCTGTATTGGGCAGAAGTATATTGTAGTGAAGAAAATTTGACAGGAAAGTGGGTGCATGTTGATGCTGTGAATTTGATTATTGATGGAGAGGACAAGGTTGAAGCCATGGTGGCTGCATGCAAAACATCTTTGAGATATGTTGTTGCCTTTGCTGGGCAAGGAGCCAAAGATGTGACCCGCAG GTATTGTATGAAGTGGTACAAGATAGCATCACATCGAGTCAATTCAACTTGGTGGGATCCAGTGTTGGCACCATTGAGAGACTTGGAGTCGGGAGCAACTGGAGGTGTGAATGATTTAAGAAACAGCCAAATCATTTCTAAGCAATCCAAAGCGAGGGATTCATTTTTCCCTACTAGGAGCTCTATTGAGGATATTGAGTTGGAAACTAGAGCATTGACTGAACCTCTTCCTACCAATCAGCAG GCTTACAAAAGTCACCCACTTTATGCCATAGAAAAATGGCTTACAAAGTATCAAGTACTTCACCCAAAGGGTCCAATACTGGGCTTTTGTTCAGGTCACCCAGTTTATCCTAGGACTTGTGTGCAAACAGTTAAGACAAAAGATAGGTGGTTGCGAGAAGGACTTCAAGTTAAACCCAATGAATATCCTGTGAAG GAGCTTCAACGTTCCATAAAGCCTCAAAAAGTAGAAGATTCTGAAGCTGATGACTATGGCTGCAATGATTCTATGGACAAAATCAAACTTTATGGGAAATGGCAACTGGAACCGTTAAATTTGCCTCATGCAGTGAATGGGATAGTTCCCAAG AACGAACGAGGTCGAGTAGATGTTTGGTCTGAAAAATGTCTTCCACCAGGGACTGTACACTTAAGGTTTCCAAAGGCATTTTCTGTTGCCAAGAGACTTGAAATTGATTATGCACCTGCTATGGTtggttttgaatttaaaaatggtCGTTCATATCCTGTCTTTGATGGTATTGTGGTGTGTTCCGAATTCAAGGATGTACTGCTGGAg GCTTatgcagaggaagaagaaaggcgacaagctgaagaaaagaaaagggatgaAACACAGGCTCTTAGTCGGTGGTACCAACTTCTTTCTTCTATTGTAACTCGTCAAAGGTTAAATAATCGTTATATTAGTAACAGTTTGTCTTCAGAGATGTCAACTGGTGGCCAGTGTATAAATAATGAGTCAAGTGTCACAGTTAGTGAGAATTATGACAAGAATCATAACGTAAGACACCAACGGCAGGTGGAccaatgtgataatactagtctTGATGCTTCATTAAGCCCTCCAGTAAAAGATCACGAACATGTGTTTTTGAAAGAGTTCGAGAGCTTTGACAGGGAAACCTCTTTATTGACAAAGCGATGTCAGTGTGGATTTTCAGTACAAGTTGAAGAATTGTAG